The following proteins are co-located in the Lagenorhynchus albirostris chromosome 2, mLagAlb1.1, whole genome shotgun sequence genome:
- the LOC132508866 gene encoding LRRN4 C-terminal-like protein, giving the protein MPGNPRLLWLLAVTFSSVPRAQPLAGDGEEEEQDETPLPAVPCDYDRCRHLQVPCQELQRAGPTTCLCPGLSSATQPPEPPRLGEVRMEAEAGRAVVH; this is encoded by the coding sequence ATGCCGGGAAATCCCCGCCTTCTGTGGCTCCTGGCTGTCACCTTCTCCTCGGTTCCCAGAGCGCAGCCCTTGGCGGGAGACGGGGAAGAAGAGGAGCAAGATGAGACACCTCTGCCGGCTGTCCCCTGCGACTACGACCGCTGCCGCCACCTGCAGGTGCCCTGCCAGGAGCTGCAGAGGGCCGGCCCGACGACGTGCCTGTGCCCTGGCCTCTCCAGCGCCACGCAGCCGCCCGAGCCGCCACGCCTGGGGGAAGTGCGCATGGAGGCCGAGGCGGGCCGCGCCGTGGTGCACTAG
- the LOC132508862 gene encoding LOW QUALITY PROTEIN: seipin-like (The sequence of the model RefSeq protein was modified relative to this genomic sequence to represent the inferred CDS: inserted 2 bases in 1 codon): MVNGPPVPVPALLWAXVLAGRACKLLLQFGVLFCTILLLLWVSVFLYGSFYYSYMPTVSHLSPVHFYYRTDCDSSASLLCSFPVANVSLAKGGRDRVLMYGQPYRVTLELELPESPVNQDLGMFLVTISCYTRGGRIISTSSRSVMLHYRSNLLQMLDTLVFSSLLLFGFAEQKQVLEVELYLEYRENSYVPTTGAVIEIHSKCVQLYGAHLCIHAHFTGLRYLLYNFPMTCAFVGVASNFTFLSVIVLFSYVQWVWRGIWPRHRLSLQVNIRNRDRSHKEVQRRISAHQPGTGPQGQEESTQLSPITEDSESRADPSEPEGQLSEEEKRDQQPLSGEKELEPEASDSSGSWEDAALLTEANLPVSAPALAPETVGSSEPSTGTVRQRPICSSS; this comes from the exons ATGGTCAATGGCCCACCAGTACCAGTACCTGCCTTACTGTGGGC CGTCCTGGCAGGCCGTGCCTGCAAGCTGCTACTGCAGTTTGGGGTGCTCTTCTGTACCATCCTACTCCTGCTCTGGGTGTCTGTCTTCCTCTATGGCTCCTTCTACTATTCCTACATGCCGACAGTCAGCCACCTCAGCCCCGTGCATTTCTACTACAGGACCGACTGTGATTCCTCCGCCTCCTTACTCTGCTCCTTCCCTGTTGCCAATGTCTCACTGGCTAAGGGTGGACGTGATCGGGTGCTGATGTATGGACAGCCGTACCGCGTTACCTTAGAGCTTGAGCTGCCAGAGTCTCCTGTGAATCAAGATTTGGGCATGTTCTTGGTCACCATTTCATGCTACACCAGAGGCGGCCGAATCATCTCCACCTCTTCACGCTCCGTGATGCTGCATTACCGTTCAAACCTGCTCCAGATGCTTGACACACTGGTCTTCTCTAGCCTCCTGCTGTTTGGCTTTGCAGAGCAGAAGCAGGTCCTGGAGGTGGAGCTGTACCTAGAATACAGGGAGAACTCGTATGTGCCGACCACCGGAGCCGTTATCGAGATCCACAGCAAGTGCGTCCAGCTGTACGGAGCCCACCTCTGCATCCACGCCCACTTCACTGGGCTCAGGTACCTGCTGTACAACTTCCCGATGACCTGCGCTTTCGTTGGTGTCGCCAGCAACTTCACCTTCCTCAGCGTCATCGTGCTCTTCAGCTATGTGCAGTGGGTGTGGCGGGGCATCTGGCCCCGACACCGCCTCTCTCTGCAGGTAAACATCCGAAACAGAGACAGGTCCCACAAGGAAGTCCAGCGGAGGATCTCTGCCCATCAGCCAGGCACAGGGCCCCAAGGCCAGGAGGAGTCCACTCAGCTGTCACCCATTACAGAGGATAGTGAGAGCCGTGCAGATCCCTCGGAGCCAGAAGGCCAGCTGTCTGAGGAGGAGAAACGAGATCAACAGCCCCTGAGTGGCGAGAAGGAGCTAGAGCCCGAGGCCAGTGACAGTTCAGGCTCCTGGGAAGATGCAGCTCTGCTGACGGAGGCCAACCTGCCTGTTTCTGCCCCTGCCCTTGCCCCGGAGACCGTGGGCAGCTCTGAACCCTCCACAGGCACTGTCCGACAGCGCCCCATTTGCTCTAGTTCCTGA